One stretch of Tepiditoga spiralis DNA includes these proteins:
- a CDS encoding ATP-binding protein has translation MKKLPIGVQDFKELITDYIYIDKTKYLYELITSGKFYFLSRPRRFGKSLTISTLYYLFKGEKDLFKGTYIYDKWEFKEYPVIRINLLDVATDNVERMKESLTKIIKLEGKRNGIEITETDYKFAFNELIIKLSQKERVVILVDEYEKPILDNINNKEKAEKYREILRDFYVSIKSKDEYIKFVFMTGITKFTKTGVFSALNNLNDISLNKKYAQMLGYTQEELESNFKEHIKETAIEMKMEEKELLKNLKMYYNGFSFDGEDSVYNPFSILRFFNERKFQNYWFESGSPSFLYEYIKGKKIRYEDLVKYPVSELDFSTREIEEANASIFFTQAGYLTFKGIKRLGLREKYILDYPNIEVKNSFSKIILEANYGIREIEQIETTIYERIYEKDIEGIIKEIKRIISAIPYNLHKKEESYYHSLIYTILASAGLNVTAEELTNLGRSDIVIEEDTIYIMEIKIDKSAEKALNQIKEMKYYEKYKGKEIYIIGININSEKRNINEYKIEKI, from the coding sequence ATGAAAAAACTACCAATAGGAGTACAAGACTTTAAAGAATTAATAACAGATTATATATACATAGATAAAACAAAATATTTATATGAATTAATAACAAGTGGAAAATTTTATTTTTTATCTCGACCAAGAAGATTTGGAAAGAGTTTAACGATATCAACACTGTACTATCTATTTAAAGGAGAAAAAGACTTATTTAAAGGAACATACATATACGACAAATGGGAGTTCAAAGAGTATCCAGTAATAAGGATAAACCTTTTAGATGTAGCAACAGATAATGTGGAAAGAATGAAAGAAAGTCTAACAAAGATAATAAAATTAGAAGGAAAGCGAAATGGAATAGAAATAACAGAAACAGACTATAAGTTTGCATTCAATGAACTAATAATAAAACTATCCCAAAAAGAAAGAGTAGTAATATTAGTAGATGAATATGAAAAACCAATATTAGACAATATAAACAACAAAGAAAAAGCAGAAAAGTATAGAGAAATATTGAGAGACTTTTATGTGAGCATAAAATCAAAAGATGAATACATAAAGTTTGTATTCATGACAGGAATAACAAAGTTCACAAAAACAGGAGTATTTTCTGCATTGAACAACTTAAATGATATATCGTTGAATAAAAAATACGCACAGATGTTGGGGTATACACAAGAAGAGTTAGAAAGTAACTTTAAAGAGCACATAAAAGAAACAGCAATTGAAATGAAGATGGAAGAAAAAGAGTTATTAAAAAACTTAAAGATGTACTACAATGGATTTTCATTTGATGGAGAAGATAGTGTATACAATCCATTTTCAATATTAAGATTTTTTAATGAAAGAAAGTTTCAAAACTATTGGTTTGAAAGTGGATCACCATCATTCTTGTACGAATACATAAAAGGGAAGAAGATAAGATATGAAGACTTAGTGAAGTATCCAGTGAGCGAACTCGATTTTTCAACACGAGAAATAGAAGAAGCAAATGCAAGTATATTCTTTACACAAGCAGGATACTTGACCTTTAAAGGAATAAAAAGATTAGGATTGAGGGAAAAGTACATATTAGACTATCCAAATATAGAAGTAAAGAACAGCTTTTCAAAGATAATATTAGAAGCAAACTATGGAATAAGAGAAATAGAACAAATAGAAACCACAATATATGAAAGAATATATGAAAAAGACATAGAAGGAATAATAAAAGAAATAAAAAGAATAATAAGTGCAATACCATACAACTTGCATAAAAAAGAAGAAAGCTACTATCACTCATTGATATACACAATACTTGCATCAGCGGGACTGAACGTAACAGCAGAAGAATTAACGAACTTAGGAAGAAGCGATATAGTAATAGAGGAAGACACTATATACATAATGGAAATAAAGATAGACAAAAGTGCAGAAAAGGCTTTGAATCAAATAAAAGAAATGAAGTACTATGAAAAGTACAAAGGGAAAGAAATTTACATAATAGGAATAAACATAAACTCAGAAAAGAGAAATATAAACGAATACAAAATAGAAAAAATATAA
- a CDS encoding 50S ribosomal protein L11 methyltransferase translates to MKMKFHEYIFLLNKEMEDSIIDEFLTRNFDEYFIDYQVDEKLITLKFYMSYDNPDEELLKIIIEKFNLEILSHKIVEEKNWLKVWLDTLSPFEFVEGVWVNPFPEKKLKKDIVINIIPGTAFGTGLHNTTKLAGRMLQKTDCFQKDILDVGCGTGILSILSKKLGANKVVGVDYDPLAVEKAHETLEINDVNVEIKQSDYLSNVDGKFDILVSNMVAEILMGLLKDNKFDDVLKDNSFVILTGIMNEKEQMVKDEAKKHNLYPVERMEEDIWVGLKFQKKI, encoded by the coding sequence ATGAAAATGAAATTTCATGAGTACATATTTTTGTTAAATAAAGAAATGGAAGATAGCATAATAGATGAATTTTTAACAAGAAACTTTGATGAATATTTTATAGATTATCAAGTTGATGAAAAGTTAATAACACTCAAATTTTATATGTCTTATGATAATCCAGATGAAGAGTTATTAAAAATAATAATAGAAAAATTTAATCTTGAGATACTCAGCCATAAGATAGTAGAAGAAAAAAATTGGTTAAAGGTTTGGTTAGATACTTTGAGCCCATTTGAATTTGTTGAAGGTGTTTGGGTAAATCCATTTCCAGAAAAAAAATTAAAAAAAGATATTGTAATAAATATAATTCCCGGAACAGCATTTGGAACGGGGCTTCATAATACAACAAAGCTTGCTGGTAGAATGTTACAAAAAACTGATTGTTTCCAAAAAGATATTCTTGATGTTGGTTGTGGAACTGGAATTTTATCAATTTTATCTAAAAAACTTGGAGCGAATAAAGTTGTTGGCGTTGATTATGATCCTTTAGCTGTTGAAAAAGCCCATGAAACTTTAGAAATAAATGATGTTAATGTGGAAATAAAACAATCTGATTATTTGTCTAATGTAGATGGAAAATTTGATATATTAGTTTCAAATATGGTGGCAGAAATATTGATGGGATTGTTAAAAGATAATAAATTTGATGATGTGTTAAAAGATAATTCTTTTGTAATTTTAACTGGAATAATGAATGAAAAAGAACAAATGGTAAAGGATGAAGCAAAAAAACACAATCTTTATCCTGTTGAACGAATGGAGGAAGATATATGGGTAGGTTTGAAATTTCAGAAAAAGATTTGA
- a CDS encoding DUF501 domain-containing protein yields the protein MGRFEISEKDLSVIEKQLNRKIINDIKVVKRCSYGYPQVIKNYPLKDKKPFPTLHWLSCPFLIEQVSKIEEVHSIKLFEKELMEDKTLQEKMDKAHNQEIKERLEILENEITSLPENMQKKLKTVGIGGIQNFKTIKCLHLHLASYLGGIDNPIGKKVWDSLNEKECSNCICGRE from the coding sequence ATGGGTAGGTTTGAAATTTCAGAAAAAGATTTGAGTGTAATAGAAAAACAATTAAATAGAAAAATAATAAATGATATAAAGGTTGTAAAAAGATGTTCATATGGATATCCACAGGTAATAAAAAATTATCCATTAAAAGATAAAAAACCATTTCCAACATTGCATTGGTTAAGTTGTCCATTTTTAATAGAACAAGTATCTAAAATAGAAGAAGTTCATTCAATAAAGTTATTTGAAAAAGAGTTGATGGAAGATAAAACCCTTCAAGAAAAAATGGATAAAGCACATAATCAAGAAATAAAAGAAAGATTAGAAATATTAGAAAATGAAATAACAAGTTTACCAGAAAATATGCAGAAAAAATTAAAAACAGTTGGAATAGGTGGAATACAAAATTTTAAAACTATCAAATGCTTGCACTTACATTTAGCTTCATATCTTGGTGGAATAGATAATCCAATTGGAAAAAAAGTTTGGGATAGCTTAAATGAAAAGGAGTGTAGTAACTGCATTTGTGGGAGAGAGTAG